AGCCGTTCCCTTTCACTTCAAGGCTAACAAACTTACGAGCCCAGCTTTGAACAAGGCCGGAACGCCGGAGTTCAAGTTCTCGGCGTGCAGGGTGAAAAGATTTGGTTAGGTTTTTATTCCATAACTCCCAAATCCTAGAGGTGGTCGGATGGGGGAAGTTACCGTTACGGTTCCCTCGGACCTGGTTAGGATTCTGAAGGTTGACAGGGACGAGGTTCCGAGGGTGGTGAGGCTGTACCTCGCCGTTGAGCTCTACAGGGAGGGGCTGATTAGCCTCGGAAAAGCCGCTGAGATTGCCGGTCTTAGCAAGTGGGAGATGATGGAAGTCCTAGCATCGAAGGGAGTTCCCTTGAACTACAACCGAAGGGACCTC
Above is a genomic segment from Thermococcus sp. containing:
- a CDS encoding UPF0175 family protein, which produces MGEVTVTVPSDLVRILKVDRDEVPRVVRLYLAVELYREGLISLGKAAEIAGLSKWEMMEVLASKGVPLNYNRRDLEEDIEILERLV